The proteins below come from a single Desulfitobacterium metallireducens DSM 15288 genomic window:
- a CDS encoding beta-ketoacyl-ACP synthase III, with translation MLNSVGIVGTGSYLPEKVLTNGDLEKIVDTNDEWIVSRTGIKERHIADPDSSVSDLCYEAALRALEDAKVAPEEIDLVIVATVTPDYAFPATAGLVADRLGAKNAAAFDLSAACTGFLYGITTGAQFVATGLYRTVLVIGAETLSKILNWEDRSTCVLFGDGAGAAVIQPVEEGYGFKSFELGADGAGGHLLAMLGGGSKNPATVETVQNKMHTLSMAGSEVFKFAVRIMGETAHKVIDKAGLQKEDIDLFIPHQANLRIIDASIKRLGIDSKKVFVNLDRYGNMSGASIPVALDEAARGGRIKYGDNLLMVGFGAGLTWGGTVLKWAKR, from the coding sequence ATGTTAAATAGTGTAGGAATTGTCGGTACTGGATCATATCTCCCTGAAAAGGTTTTAACGAATGGTGATTTGGAGAAGATTGTAGATACGAATGATGAGTGGATTGTGAGCCGGACAGGGATTAAAGAACGGCATATCGCTGATCCGGATTCCTCCGTATCAGACCTTTGCTATGAGGCGGCTCTACGGGCGTTAGAAGATGCCAAGGTGGCTCCAGAGGAGATTGACCTTGTCATCGTTGCCACAGTGACTCCAGACTATGCTTTTCCGGCGACGGCAGGTCTTGTGGCAGATCGATTGGGTGCTAAAAATGCGGCTGCTTTTGATTTATCAGCGGCTTGTACAGGCTTTTTGTATGGGATTACCACGGGAGCTCAATTTGTGGCAACCGGGCTGTATCGTACAGTTTTAGTTATTGGAGCAGAAACCTTAAGTAAAATACTCAACTGGGAAGATCGCTCAACCTGTGTACTCTTTGGAGATGGTGCTGGAGCGGCAGTGATCCAGCCTGTGGAGGAAGGGTATGGTTTTAAGAGCTTTGAGCTTGGGGCAGATGGGGCTGGCGGTCATCTCTTAGCGATGCTGGGAGGGGGTTCTAAAAACCCGGCGACCGTTGAAACCGTACAGAACAAAATGCATACGCTCAGTATGGCTGGCAGTGAAGTGTTTAAATTTGCGGTACGAATCATGGGAGAAACTGCGCACAAAGTGATTGACAAAGCAGGGCTGCAGAAGGAGGATATCGACCTCTTTATTCCGCATCAAGCCAACTTGCGGATCATCGATGCTTCAATTAAACGACTCGGTATTGATTCTAAGAAGGTCTTTGTTAATCTGGATCGGTATGGTAATATGTCGGGTGCTTCAATCCCGGTCGCCTTAGATGAAGCAGCTCGGGGCGGACGAATAAAATATGGTGACAATCTTTTGATGGTTGGCTTTGGCGCAGGATTAACCTGGGGTGGTACAGTACTTAAGTGGGCAAAACGATAA
- the plsX gene encoding phosphate acyltransferase PlsX: MKIAIDAMGGDYAPEEIVKGAVQAAQAYPETEIILVGQSERINEFLPTSDRPRNLSLREATEVISMDEHPANAVRKKKDASIVVATRMVKEGEADAVVSAGSTGAQMAAGLLGLGRIKGIERPAIGTVLPTLEGGKLLLDVGANPDAKPEHLVQYAIMGSIYAEKILGFTHPRVALLNIGTEETKGNELAQTTYPLLKEAPINFIGNIEGRDFPYGRADVVVCEGFVGNIVLKTTEGLSGAIFQLIKEKITATPVRKLGALAIKPGLKEIAQMMDYAEYGGAPLLGVNGISVICHGSSKQKAIFNAVRVARECVESQFIEKIREELPLVKK; encoded by the coding sequence ATGAAAATTGCCATCGATGCTATGGGAGGGGATTATGCTCCTGAAGAAATTGTCAAAGGAGCCGTTCAGGCAGCACAAGCTTATCCAGAAACTGAAATTATTTTGGTGGGGCAGTCTGAGCGTATAAATGAGTTCCTGCCTACCTCTGATCGACCACGAAATTTATCTCTGAGAGAAGCAACTGAGGTTATTAGCATGGACGAGCATCCCGCTAATGCGGTCCGTAAAAAAAAGGATGCTTCAATTGTTGTGGCTACCCGAATGGTTAAAGAAGGAGAAGCGGATGCGGTGGTCAGCGCTGGTAGTACTGGCGCACAAATGGCCGCTGGTTTGTTAGGCTTAGGTCGTATCAAAGGGATTGAACGCCCCGCGATTGGGACTGTGCTACCGACCTTAGAAGGGGGTAAGCTCCTCTTAGATGTGGGAGCTAATCCTGATGCTAAACCGGAACATCTGGTTCAGTATGCCATCATGGGAAGCATTTATGCTGAGAAAATTTTAGGGTTTACCCATCCGCGGGTGGCGCTTTTAAACATTGGAACGGAAGAGACGAAGGGTAATGAATTAGCCCAGACAACCTATCCCCTTTTGAAAGAAGCCCCCATTAATTTTATCGGCAATATTGAGGGACGAGATTTTCCTTATGGCCGAGCTGATGTTGTCGTTTGCGAGGGTTTTGTAGGAAACATTGTTTTAAAGACAACAGAAGGGTTATCTGGAGCTATCTTTCAACTCATAAAAGAGAAAATTACTGCGACACCGGTTCGCAAATTAGGAGCACTCGCGATTAAACCTGGCTTAAAAGAAATTGCTCAAATGATGGACTATGCCGAATATGGTGGCGCTCCCTTGTTGGGAGTGAATGGGATTAGCGTGATCTGTCATGGAAGTTCTAAACAAAAAGCAATCTTTAATGCGGTTCGGGTGGCACGTGAATGTGTGGAAAGCCAATTTATCGAAAAGATTCGTGAGGAGTTACCCTTGGTTAAAAAGTGA
- the fapR gene encoding transcription factor FapR — protein sequence MTRHHKQERHQALLEEIEKNPFSTDEELAKHFSVSVSTIRLDRTDLGIPELRERTRAVAHEAYGTLKSLEEQEVIGRLMELKVGDFGRSEMLIEENMVLDKARVARGHHLFAQANSLAIALVDAEMAVTGSVELKFLRPAHLGQTVITQGRVLKRKGNKYWVDIVAQVEQEDVLTGHWILFGFDAEINL from the coding sequence TTGACTCGACATCATAAACAGGAGAGGCATCAAGCGCTCCTAGAGGAAATTGAAAAGAATCCCTTTTCAACGGATGAAGAGCTAGCGAAACACTTTAGTGTAAGCGTGTCAACGATTCGTCTGGATCGAACCGATTTAGGGATTCCAGAACTGCGTGAACGGACGAGGGCTGTCGCGCATGAAGCATATGGCACCTTAAAGTCTCTTGAAGAGCAGGAAGTCATTGGCCGGCTCATGGAACTTAAGGTCGGAGATTTTGGCCGTTCTGAGATGCTTATTGAGGAGAACATGGTTCTTGATAAAGCGAGAGTCGCGCGCGGACATCATTTATTCGCTCAAGCAAACTCCTTAGCAATAGCACTTGTAGACGCGGAAATGGCGGTAACAGGTAGCGTTGAACTGAAATTCCTTCGTCCAGCCCATCTTGGCCAAACGGTGATTACACAAGGGCGAGTGCTGAAACGAAAAGGGAACAAATATTGGGTTGATATCGTGGCGCAGGTAGAACAAGAAGATGTTTTAACTGGGCATTGGATACTTTTTGGTTTCGATGCAGAGATTAATCTATAA
- the rpmF gene encoding 50S ribosomal protein L32, giving the protein MGVGQHRQSKSRVRKRRAMWKLTAPNHIECPQCHKPKLAHHVCPSCGYYKAKEVISMGE; this is encoded by the coding sequence ATGGGTGTCGGTCAACATCGCCAATCCAAATCGAGAGTACGTAAACGTCGGGCTATGTGGAAGTTAACTGCACCAAACCACATCGAATGCCCCCAATGCCATAAACCGAAATTAGCGCATCACGTTTGCCCAAGCTGCGGTTATTATAAGGCAAAAGAAGTTATCTCCATGGGAGAATAA
- a CDS encoding YceD family protein, which produces MKVNVAQVRRNENGIAHFDLEEDFSAYESELNGLSFAAPVRVQLQVTNLGKSLLVLGKVQTKFKTQCGCCLDDIIYPLELSYEDEWVYGGMAMAEEEQSESAFIFEKDEIEINERIFEQIVLALPMRFICSPECQGLCPVCGVNRNHTSCECVLEQTDPRLAALAQWSKRD; this is translated from the coding sequence GTGAAGGTTAATGTTGCTCAAGTTCGCCGTAATGAGAACGGAATAGCTCATTTTGATTTAGAAGAAGATTTTTCTGCTTATGAATCGGAACTTAATGGGCTGTCTTTTGCAGCTCCTGTACGCGTTCAACTTCAGGTGACCAACCTGGGAAAATCCCTTCTTGTTCTAGGCAAGGTTCAAACAAAGTTCAAAACGCAGTGCGGTTGCTGCTTAGACGACATTATTTATCCGCTCGAATTATCGTATGAGGATGAATGGGTTTATGGCGGTATGGCTATGGCTGAAGAAGAACAGAGTGAATCTGCTTTCATCTTTGAGAAAGATGAAATAGAAATCAATGAACGGATTTTTGAACAGATCGTGTTGGCTCTACCGATGAGATTTATCTGCTCTCCAGAGTGCCAAGGGCTTTGCCCAGTCTGTGGAGTTAATCGGAATCATACCTCTTGTGAGTGTGTGCTTGAGCAGACTGACCCGCGTTTAGCGGCGCTGGCCCAGTGGTCGAAGAGAGATTAA
- a CDS encoding acetate/propionate family kinase: MNILVINCGSSSLKYQLLDTETKQPSAKGLVERIGMPGSVLTHRKAGGEKEIITAEITNHTIAIKLVLDALVNPEYGVVKDLKEIEAVGHRVVHGGEKFAQSVLIDDEVIKAIEECVELAPLHNPPNIAGIEACKDLMPGVPQVAVFDTAFHQTMPPEAFIYGLPYELYEQYKIRKYGFHGTSHKYVSQRAAALLGRPLEDLKLISCHLGNGSSITAIDGGKSVETSMGFTPLEGLMMGTRSGDLDPAIVSYIMQKEDLTSKRVNDFLNKKCGVLGVSGVSSDFRDIEGAAEEGNYRAQLALNVFAHDVKKYIGSYAAVLNGADAIIFTAGLGENSATMRESIAGNLSYLGVEIDPEKNKIRGQEIDISTEDARCRVLVIPTNEELMIAMDTYEVVKG, encoded by the coding sequence GTGAACATTCTTGTTATTAACTGCGGGAGCTCATCTCTAAAGTATCAGCTCTTAGACACAGAAACAAAACAACCTTCAGCTAAAGGATTAGTTGAAAGGATTGGTATGCCTGGATCGGTGTTAACGCATCGCAAAGCAGGTGGCGAAAAAGAAATTATTACAGCAGAGATCACCAACCATACGATAGCCATCAAACTGGTTTTAGATGCTTTGGTTAATCCGGAATATGGGGTTGTTAAGGATCTTAAAGAAATTGAAGCTGTGGGTCACCGCGTTGTACACGGCGGAGAAAAATTTGCTCAATCGGTTTTAATTGATGATGAAGTCATCAAAGCAATCGAAGAATGTGTCGAGCTTGCGCCTCTCCACAATCCGCCGAATATCGCCGGAATTGAAGCCTGCAAAGACTTAATGCCTGGTGTTCCTCAAGTTGCAGTCTTTGATACCGCTTTTCATCAAACAATGCCGCCTGAAGCGTTTATCTATGGTCTTCCTTATGAACTTTATGAACAATATAAAATTCGGAAATATGGTTTCCACGGAACTTCCCACAAATATGTCAGTCAACGTGCAGCTGCTCTGTTAGGTCGCCCTCTCGAAGATCTGAAGCTGATTAGCTGCCATCTAGGAAATGGTTCCTCCATTACCGCAATCGATGGTGGAAAATCGGTTGAAACTTCTATGGGCTTTACTCCTTTGGAAGGATTGATGATGGGAACTCGTTCAGGCGATCTCGACCCTGCGATCGTATCTTATATCATGCAGAAGGAAGATCTTACCTCGAAGAGAGTCAATGATTTCTTAAATAAGAAGTGCGGCGTTCTCGGAGTATCTGGAGTGAGCAGTGATTTCCGTGATATTGAAGGCGCAGCTGAGGAAGGTAATTATCGTGCTCAATTAGCCCTTAATGTCTTTGCTCATGACGTCAAGAAATATATTGGTTCATATGCTGCAGTGCTCAATGGAGCAGATGCAATCATCTTTACAGCAGGATTGGGAGAAAATTCCGCAACAATGCGTGAAAGCATAGCTGGAAACCTCTCTTATCTTGGGGTTGAAATCGATCCTGAAAAGAATAAAATCAGAGGTCAAGAAATTGATATCTCGACTGAAGATGCCCGTTGTCGTGTCCTTGTTATCCCAACGAATGAAGAACTGATGATTGCAATGGATACGTATGAGGTCGTGAAAGGTTAA
- a CDS encoding patatin-like phospholipase family protein, protein MSKNGLILGAGGARGFAHLGFLQALAEEEITIDLVVGCSIGAIFGALYAAGIDLYRLERLLSHPGFSRQLFDISVSRGGFIKGDKVLEAMRLLTKNLSFEELKIPLAIVATDIETGELVVFKEGSVAQAVRASISIPGVFQPFRYQGHLLVDGAVKNRLPIHVGREMGADKILAVDVKKGLSTKINNAMDVLLQSVEILEEEVFRLGSSGADLLIQPEVGHIGSLQFEIANEAIDLGYQAAAAKSSEIRRIFL, encoded by the coding sequence ATGAGTAAAAATGGGTTGATCTTGGGAGCGGGAGGCGCGCGAGGATTTGCTCATCTTGGCTTCCTTCAGGCACTGGCAGAAGAAGAAATAACAATAGATTTAGTCGTTGGGTGCAGCATCGGTGCGATCTTTGGAGCGCTCTATGCAGCAGGAATTGATCTCTATCGTTTGGAACGACTCCTTAGTCATCCGGGTTTTAGTCGCCAATTATTTGATATTTCTGTCTCGCGAGGAGGTTTCATTAAAGGCGATAAAGTGCTCGAAGCGATGCGGCTTTTAACGAAAAATCTCAGTTTCGAGGAACTCAAAATTCCATTAGCTATTGTTGCAACGGATATTGAAACAGGTGAATTAGTGGTATTTAAAGAGGGAAGCGTCGCCCAGGCAGTCAGGGCGAGCATTTCGATACCTGGCGTGTTTCAACCGTTTCGATATCAGGGCCATCTGTTAGTGGATGGCGCGGTTAAAAATCGCTTACCCATCCATGTGGGCCGGGAAATGGGAGCGGACAAGATTTTAGCAGTTGATGTTAAAAAAGGACTTTCAACAAAAATTAATAATGCAATGGATGTTTTGCTTCAATCGGTGGAAATATTAGAGGAAGAAGTTTTTCGGTTAGGATCAAGCGGAGCTGACTTGCTCATCCAACCAGAAGTGGGGCATATTGGCAGCTTGCAATTTGAAATTGCAAATGAAGCTATTGACTTAGGGTATCAAGCCGCTGCGGCGAAATCTTCGGAAATTCGTCGGATTTTCTTGTGA
- a CDS encoding nucleoside recognition domain-containing protein, with product MAAAIRTLPFFLLALAMFLYPQEVVSSAATGLTLWWTFVLPALLPFFILSELLMGAGFIHFLGILLEPLMRPFFHLPGKASFVMAMGYTSGIPIGAVLTCKLRQQNQLTQIEGERLLAFTSNPSPGFMFGAVASGMLGRPELGLVLAGAVYLSNLIIGILFRFYRYQPVEGHISASISLKRAWQELLTAQDQDGRPFGQLLGDAVRQSVQTVLLVGGFITFFSVLINLLNATHLTTGLALILESLTGGHFTLPRVTAGVNALFETTLGCRTSLQAFSGLNVQVAVLSAVLAWGGLSVFAQVASFTSLTDLRFSAFLLGRVLQSILAPILSQILLLFIKVPASSPLFPISSLKTATGFLLTWRLSVWVFCGVMIFFLISALGVRFLTQK from the coding sequence ATGGCAGCAGCAATCCGCACTCTTCCTTTTTTTCTTTTAGCTCTTGCCATGTTTTTATACCCTCAGGAAGTCGTCTCTTCAGCGGCAACCGGGTTAACCCTTTGGTGGACATTTGTTTTGCCAGCCTTACTCCCTTTTTTTATTCTCTCGGAACTCTTAATGGGAGCAGGCTTCATTCATTTTCTGGGCATACTCCTCGAGCCTTTAATGCGGCCTTTCTTTCACCTTCCCGGAAAGGCTTCTTTTGTCATGGCTATGGGCTATACCTCCGGAATCCCCATTGGCGCCGTTCTCACTTGTAAGTTACGTCAGCAGAACCAATTAACTCAAATCGAAGGAGAACGTCTCTTGGCCTTCACCAGTAACCCCAGCCCTGGATTTATGTTTGGAGCAGTCGCCTCGGGAATGCTGGGCAGACCGGAGCTCGGTCTTGTCTTAGCTGGAGCCGTCTATTTATCAAACCTTATCATTGGTATTCTCTTTCGATTTTATCGGTATCAACCTGTCGAGGGACACATAAGTGCTTCGATTTCTTTAAAAAGAGCCTGGCAGGAGCTACTCACAGCTCAAGATCAGGATGGACGCCCGTTTGGGCAACTTTTAGGTGACGCTGTGAGGCAAAGTGTCCAGACTGTTTTACTCGTTGGAGGGTTTATTACCTTTTTCTCTGTCCTTATTAACTTATTGAACGCTACGCATCTTACAACAGGTTTGGCCCTTATTCTCGAGTCGTTAACGGGTGGTCATTTTACATTACCCAGGGTGACGGCAGGGGTGAATGCACTCTTTGAAACGACCTTAGGTTGTCGTACCAGCCTCCAAGCTTTCTCTGGGCTTAACGTTCAGGTGGCGGTCCTGAGTGCGGTTCTGGCCTGGGGTGGACTTTCGGTATTTGCACAGGTTGCAAGTTTTACGAGTTTAACTGATCTCCGCTTCTCAGCCTTTTTACTTGGGCGCGTTCTGCAAAGTATCTTAGCCCCAATTTTGAGTCAAATTTTACTCCTTTTTATCAAGGTTCCCGCATCTTCTCCCCTATTTCCAATCTCCTCTTTGAAAACGGCGACTGGCTTTTTATTGACTTGGCGGCTCAGCGTTTGGGTCTTCTGCGGTGTTATGATTTTTTTCCTCATTTCGGCCCTTGGGGTTCGTTTTCTGACTCAAAAATAA
- the rsmD gene encoding 16S rRNA (guanine(966)-N(2))-methyltransferase RsmD, with translation MRIIAGEMRGRKLKTVSGMDTRPTADKVKGAIFNVLREKVQDARVLDLFAGTGNLALEALSQGAQEVVLVEKAYTAQKVIQENLTLIGEAQAKLYSMDAFEFLKQYPEARFDLIFLDPPYRQELVSKALSSLSEPCRLTEFGVIIAETASEEELQLSEPFEIRKTSEYGDTKIWYIQRCIE, from the coding sequence ATGCGAATTATTGCCGGGGAGATGCGAGGACGCAAACTAAAAACGGTATCGGGAATGGATACTCGTCCTACGGCGGATAAAGTAAAAGGTGCAATTTTTAATGTCCTAAGGGAGAAAGTGCAAGACGCACGAGTCCTTGATCTTTTTGCAGGAACAGGAAATTTGGCTCTAGAAGCGCTTTCCCAAGGAGCACAAGAAGTGGTCCTTGTTGAAAAAGCGTATACAGCTCAAAAAGTTATCCAAGAGAATTTAACGCTTATAGGGGAGGCTCAAGCCAAACTTTATAGCATGGATGCTTTTGAGTTTCTGAAGCAATATCCAGAAGCAAGATTTGATTTAATCTTTCTTGATCCTCCTTACCGACAGGAGTTGGTAAGCAAAGCGCTAAGTTCGCTTAGTGAACCTTGCCGCCTCACTGAATTTGGAGTGATTATTGCCGAAACGGCGTCTGAAGAAGAACTTCAGCTTAGTGAACCGTTTGAAATTCGTAAAACCAGTGAATATGGAGATACGAAAATCTGGTACATTCAGAGATGTATAGAATAG
- the gpr gene encoding GPR endopeptidase, translated as MKKSDFIREFNVNIDMAVEAHEILRGESEDEIPGVRMSKAEFDHAVITTIDIETEQGVQEMGRPQGTYITIDAPDIRQNNYLVHNEISEILAKELVNLMNLNDNSSVLIVGLGNWNATPDALGPQVIDKTLVTRHLFQLSPDELKGKLRNVSAIAPGVLGITGIETAEIIRGLVEHVKPDWVIAIDALAAGSLERIGTSIQICDTGISPGSGVGNRRVGINEETLGCKVVAIGLPTVVNAAIIAHSCLDGLLDELKTSPSLYKLYKGFNSDTLEHILTQALSPYTNNLMVTPKEIDTLIKSAARIIAGALGMCLHPGITREEYQTYLQ; from the coding sequence ATGAAAAAATCAGATTTCATCCGAGAATTTAATGTCAATATTGATATGGCTGTTGAAGCTCATGAAATTCTTCGTGGAGAAAGCGAGGATGAGATTCCAGGCGTACGAATGAGCAAAGCCGAATTTGATCACGCCGTTATTACCACAATTGATATCGAAACAGAACAAGGGGTTCAAGAAATGGGACGCCCTCAAGGAACCTACATCACCATTGATGCTCCAGACATTCGCCAAAATAATTATTTAGTTCATAATGAAATTAGTGAAATTCTTGCAAAAGAACTCGTTAATTTGATGAACCTCAACGATAACTCAAGTGTTCTAATTGTTGGCTTAGGAAATTGGAATGCAACTCCCGATGCTTTAGGCCCTCAAGTGATTGATAAAACTTTGGTTACTCGCCATCTTTTTCAACTTTCTCCAGACGAACTCAAGGGAAAATTAAGAAATGTAAGTGCCATCGCCCCTGGAGTACTTGGCATCACTGGAATCGAAACGGCAGAGATTATTCGTGGTCTTGTCGAGCATGTTAAACCGGATTGGGTCATTGCCATTGATGCTTTGGCCGCGGGTTCCCTCGAACGGATCGGCACTAGCATTCAAATTTGTGATACAGGGATCTCACCCGGCTCAGGCGTAGGAAATCGACGCGTCGGCATTAACGAAGAAACTTTAGGTTGCAAAGTGGTCGCTATTGGTCTACCCACCGTTGTCAATGCGGCAATTATCGCTCACAGCTGTCTGGACGGGTTACTTGATGAGCTGAAAACCAGTCCCAGTCTTTACAAGCTCTATAAGGGATTTAATTCAGATACATTGGAACATATATTAACTCAAGCTTTATCCCCATACACAAATAATCTAATGGTGACTCCAAAGGAAATTGATACTCTAATTAAAAGTGCGGCTCGAATTATTGCCGGTGCTTTAGGGATGTGTCTGCACCCGGGAATTACGCGTGAAGAATATCAGACGTATCTACAATAA
- a CDS encoding small, acid-soluble spore protein, alpha/beta type codes for MADQKNPGIPLTAELEKFKYEVAQEIGIANRKHKKFPNT; via the coding sequence ATGGCTGATCAAAAAAATCCGGGAATTCCTTTAACAGCAGAGCTTGAGAAATTTAAGTATGAGGTTGCTCAAGAGATTGGGATTGCGAATCGTAAGCATAAGAAGTTCCCGAATACTTAA
- the recG gene encoding ATP-dependent DNA helicase RecG, translating into MISSQEKLVLQNLKRAIVAEEKQGCSDTGVVGGFHFFLTGILRRLEQLAPNNDRQILTTIAQNYAALSPLQRREALAHLRRFIDNVNLSSSDSSELKRNPMTSEESNREASPQKELAPEKLNPVEGVPVKDVLEKPISIKPKSEPKEHSLQYLKGVGPERAKQLEHLGVQTDKDLLLYFPRRYENRRLLRIEELKDGELATVSGKVVSGQITKARMKIVKLSIEQDGHLFTAVWFNQTFILKQFPVGTLVTVTGKVRWQKRVPELQATDIIKTGTGTPPEIIPIYSETARLSSKVIRNLVRGVISQVPTYFPEVFPQEFQIGLDRPQAYREIHFPSSFQRLGQARERIVFEEVLFLQLAVARLRQGVEREESPILTGGQTLVEDFVKGLPFELTTAQKRVIHEIFRDMESSKGMTRLVQGDVGSGKTAVAMAALLKAVGSGYQGAMMAPTEILALQHVQSLREAFRPLGIRVVCLLGGQTRSEREKVLEEIAEGTAQIVVGTHAIIQETVVFKALGLAVTDEQHRFGVKQRTMLQSKGQNPHVLVMTATPIPRTLALTLYGDLQLSALDEMPKGRKPIITRKLSERGRSNLEKFLEEEMEKGHQIYVVCPLVDESEHMDFISATERYESLCQRFPHRNVALLHGRMKGPEKEAVMQNFQAGETDILVSTTVVEVGVNVPNASVMVIENAERFGLAQLHQLRGRVGRGSEQSFCILMSSVKDSRRLEVLCETQDGFKIAEEDLKLRGAGEILGTRQHGVMELRLANLSQDARIVEQAYQVAQKILAHPQDYEELWREVDKYYSLDNVGLH; encoded by the coding sequence ATGATATCGAGTCAAGAAAAACTTGTTCTTCAAAATCTAAAGAGGGCTATCGTGGCAGAAGAAAAGCAGGGATGCAGTGATACGGGAGTCGTTGGCGGCTTTCACTTCTTCCTGACGGGTATCTTGCGACGCTTGGAACAATTGGCACCGAACAATGATCGGCAAATACTCACAACAATTGCTCAAAATTATGCAGCGTTGAGTCCGTTGCAACGCAGAGAAGCTCTAGCTCATTTGCGGCGTTTTATTGACAATGTGAATTTGAGCTCTTCTGATTCGAGTGAATTAAAACGAAATCCCATGACGTCAGAAGAATCTAATCGAGAAGCATCTCCTCAAAAAGAATTAGCTCCAGAAAAACTGAATCCGGTAGAAGGTGTTCCCGTCAAGGATGTTTTGGAGAAACCCATTTCGATAAAACCAAAATCGGAACCTAAAGAGCATTCTCTCCAATATCTCAAAGGGGTAGGACCAGAACGGGCGAAACAGTTAGAACACTTGGGGGTTCAAACGGACAAGGATTTGTTGCTTTATTTTCCGAGGCGCTATGAGAATCGTCGTTTGTTGCGGATTGAAGAGCTTAAAGACGGCGAATTAGCGACGGTCAGTGGCAAGGTAGTTTCTGGTCAAATAACCAAAGCTCGTATGAAGATCGTGAAACTCTCGATCGAGCAAGATGGACATCTATTTACTGCGGTATGGTTTAATCAAACTTTTATATTGAAACAGTTTCCGGTGGGGACACTAGTAACGGTTACCGGAAAAGTGCGGTGGCAGAAAAGAGTCCCAGAACTACAAGCTACAGATATTATTAAAACAGGCACAGGTACACCGCCAGAGATTATCCCGATCTATTCGGAAACGGCTCGCCTTTCCTCAAAGGTTATTCGTAATCTAGTTAGAGGTGTTATTTCCCAAGTCCCGACGTATTTTCCGGAAGTTTTCCCCCAAGAATTTCAAATAGGGTTAGACCGTCCTCAAGCCTATCGTGAAATCCATTTTCCAAGTTCATTTCAACGCTTGGGGCAGGCTCGTGAAAGGATTGTGTTTGAAGAAGTTCTCTTTCTGCAATTAGCCGTCGCTCGGTTACGCCAAGGGGTAGAGAGGGAAGAAAGTCCTATTCTGACAGGGGGGCAAACCTTAGTTGAAGATTTCGTGAAGGGACTTCCGTTCGAACTCACTACTGCCCAGAAACGTGTCATTCACGAGATTTTTCGAGATATGGAGAGTTCAAAGGGAATGACACGACTTGTTCAGGGAGATGTTGGCTCCGGAAAAACGGCCGTTGCGATGGCGGCTCTTCTCAAAGCAGTAGGTTCGGGTTATCAGGGTGCGATGATGGCTCCAACTGAAATATTAGCGCTTCAGCATGTTCAATCCTTGCGAGAGGCTTTTAGGCCACTGGGGATTCGAGTTGTTTGCTTGCTCGGCGGTCAGACTCGGAGCGAGCGAGAGAAAGTCCTTGAGGAAATAGCCGAGGGTACCGCTCAGATTGTGGTAGGTACGCATGCGATTATTCAGGAAACGGTGGTGTTTAAGGCTTTAGGATTGGCTGTGACGGATGAGCAACATCGTTTTGGAGTAAAGCAACGAACCATGCTCCAATCAAAAGGACAAAATCCCCATGTTCTGGTAATGACAGCTACGCCAATTCCCAGAACCTTAGCCTTAACGCTTTATGGGGATTTACAACTATCGGCTTTGGACGAAATGCCCAAAGGCCGGAAGCCGATTATCACGCGTAAACTCTCAGAGCGAGGACGTTCTAATCTGGAGAAATTTTTGGAAGAGGAAATGGAAAAAGGTCATCAGATTTACGTCGTCTGCCCCCTTGTTGATGAATCTGAGCATATGGACTTTATTTCTGCAACGGAACGCTATGAATCGCTTTGTCAACGATTCCCCCATCGGAACGTGGCTCTTCTGCATGGTCGGATGAAAGGTCCTGAAAAGGAAGCGGTGATGCAGAACTTTCAGGCGGGAGAGACCGATATCTTGGTCTCGACCACGGTGGTCGAGGTCGGTGTTAATGTCCCTAACGCGTCCGTAATGGTTATTGAAAATGCTGAACGTTTCGGCTTGGCTCAACTTCATCAACTCCGCGGTCGGGTCGGCAGGGGAAGTGAACAGTCGTTTTGCATCCTCATGTCTTCGGTTAAAGATAGTCGGAGATTAGAGGTCCTTTGTGAGACTCAGGATGGGTTCAAAATTGCGGAGGAGGATCTGAAATTGCGGGGAGCTGGCGAGATCCTTGGAACTCGGCAACATGGGGTAATGGAACTAAGGTTAGCTAATCTTTCCCAAGATGCCCGAATTGTTGAACAAGCCTATCAGGTGGCACAAAAGATCTTGGCTCATCCGCAGGACTATGAGGAATTATGGCGAGAAGTCGATAAGTACTACTCTTTAGATAACGTGGGATTGCATTAA